The Candidatus Poribacteria bacterium genome segment AAACCTTGTTCCTCCTGAGATCTGCTGTAACTACTGGGTCGGATCAGATGTGGTGGTCTGCTGCGTGCAGACATGGGGTAGCTGCCCAAGCTGGGAGGCGATAGACACAACTCCTCACAGGTGTATATGATCGCTCAGGGCTTTTCCCTATCTCGTGGGGAAGAGCTCCCTCCTAAACCTCTCAAAAGGAGAATATGATGGGGAAAGATCTACTAACATCAATTATCACCGTTCTCTTCATGGTGCATCCATCGCCAGGAGAGGAGTATAAGATCCTCTACCTAAGTATGCCTAGGGGAATGACAAGTTCACACATATATCTCATGAACCCTGATGGGAGTGAGACAAAGAGAATCAAAGAAGGGGGAGCAGCATGTTGGTCCCCTGATGGAAAAAGGATCGCTTTCCTGTCCATAGATGAGGGACCAGCAAACGATATATTTGTAATGAATGTGAACGGAACGGATCTCCGAAACATAACCAGAACGCCAAACGAGTGGGAATCCGATCCCGATTGGTCTCCGAATGGAAGGGAGATTCTCTTCTCAACTCATAAAGGGGCGCTGTGGGCAATTGACGTCGAGACAGGTCAAAGGAGGAGGATATCCCCCCAACATAGGATCGTTAACGGGATAAGAGAGTTCCAGGATAGTAAAGCTAGGTGGTCTTCTGATGGGGGGAGAATAGTTTTCCTGTCGGTGGAGATGGGGAGGAATTTCGATATCTACATGTGCGATTCAGATGGAGGGAGCAGGGTTAATTTGACAAACAGCCCATCTATTGATGACTGGCCTACTTTCACACCTGACGGGAGAGGAGTTGTCTTCGTCTCAAACAGGGGAGGAAA includes the following:
- a CDS encoding PD40 domain-containing protein, producing MGKDLLTSIITVLFMVHPSPGEEYKILYLSMPRGMTSSHIYLMNPDGSETKRIKEGGAACWSPDGKRIAFLSIDEGPANDIFVMNVNGTDLRNITRTPNEWESDPDWSPNGREILFSTHKGALWAIDVETGQRRRISPQHRIVNGIREFQDSKARWSSDGGRIVFLSVEMGRNFDIYMCDSDGGSRVNLTNSPSIDDWPTFTPDGRGVVFVSNRGGKLNNKLYLLDLETRKLKLLCEMKWGIQSPDVSPDGRWIVFSSGNDREGVPPSWELYVFDMLTKKVRKLTDTLDVSECFPRWSPVPIGMGVSPSGKLLTLWGMLKVGFRIPKERR